The nucleotide sequence GAGTGACGGAAACCGGCGTGATGAGCAAGACGACAGTCAACGACGTCTCCACGGAGCCCGAACACACTCGCGGCACGGCACGCGCCGAAGGCGGCAGCCGTGCCTTCGCCCTGATGCTGCTGATCACCGGTGCGGCCGGACTGCTCGCCGCCTGGGTCATCACGATCGACAAGTTCAAACTCCTCGAGGCCAAGGTCGAGGGCAAGACCTTCACCCCCGGCTGCAGCCTCAACCCGGTGGTCTCCTGCGGCAGCGTCATGGAGAGCAAGCAGGCCGCCGCCTTCGGCTTCCCCAACCCCATGCTGGGCCTGGTCGCCTACGGCATCGTGATCTGCGTCGGTGTGAGCCTGCTCGCCCGCGCCCGCTACCCCCGCTGGTACTGGCTCACCTTCAACGCCGGCACGCTCTTCGGGGTGGCCTTCTGCACCTGGCTCCAGTTCCAGTCCCTGTACCGGATCAACGCCCTGTGCCTGTGGTGCTCCCTGGCCTGGGTCGCCACGATCATCATGTTCTGGTACGTCACCTCGTTCAACGTGCGCCAGGGCTTCCTGCCCGCCCCGCGTCCGCTGAAGTCGTTCTTCGGCGAGTTCACCTGGGTGCTGCCCGTGCTGCACATCGGGATCATCGGCATGCTGATCCTGACCCGCTGGTGGAGCTTCTGGACGAGCTGAGGTCCGGGCCGGTTGTCAGTGGCGTGTTCTAGGGTTTCAGGGTGGAAGCCGACCTGTTCACCGCCGCAGCCGAAGAACGCCAGGAGAAGGACCCCGCGGGCAGTCCCCTCGCCGCCCGCATGCGCCCTCGCACCCTGGACGAGGTGGTCGGCCAGCGCCATCTGCTGAAGCCCGGCTCACCTCTGCGCCGCCTGGTCGGCGAGGGCGACCGCGGCCCGGCCGGACCCTCCTCGGTGATCCTGTGGGGCCCGCCCGGCACCGGCAAGACCACGCTCGCCCATGTCGTGTCCAGGGCGACCGACCAGCGCTTCGTGGAGCTGAGCGCCATCAGCGCGGGCGTCAAGGAGGTCCGCGCGGTCATCGACGGCGCCCGCCGCGCCACCGGCGGCTTCGGCAAGGAGACCGTCCTCTTCCTCGACGAGATCCACCGCTTCAGCAAGGCCCAGCAGGACTCCCTGCTCCCGGCCGTGGAGAACCGCTGGGTCACCCTGATCGCGGCCACCACCGAGAACCCGTACTTCTCGGTCATCTCCCCGCTGCTCTCCCGCTCCCTGCTGCTCACCCTCGAACCGCTCACCGACGACGACGTGCGCGCCCTGGTCCGCCGCAGCCTCACCGACGAGCGCGGTCTCGGCGGCGCGCTCACCCTCCCCGAGGAGGCCGAGGAGCACATCCTGCGGGTCGCCGGCGGTGACGCCCGGCGCGCCCTGACCGTCCTGGAGGCCGCCGCGGGCGCCGCCCTGGACAAGGGCGAGAGCGAGATCGGCCTGACGACGCTGGAGGAGACCGTCGACCGCGCCGCCGTGAAGTACGACCGCGACGGCGACCAGCACTACGACGTGGCCAGCGCCCTGATCAAGTCCATCCGGGGCTCCGACGTGGACGCGGCCCTGCACTACCTGGCCCGGATGATCGAGGCCGGCGAGGACCCCCGCTTCATCGCCCGGCGCCTGATGATCTCCGCCAGCGAGGACATCGGCGTCGCCGACCCCAATGCCCTGCAGACAGCCGTCGCCGCAGCCCAGGCCGTCGCCATGATCGGCTTCCCCGAGGCGTCGCTCACCCTCAGCCACGCCACCATCGCCCTCGCGCTCGCCCCCAAGTCCAACTCGGCGACCACCGCGATCCAGGAGGCCATGGCCGACGTGCGCAAGGGCCACGCGGGACCGGTGCCCCCGCACCTGCGTGACGGCCACTACAAGAGCGCCAAGAAGCTCGGCCACGCCCAGGGCTACGTCTACCCGCACAACAAGCCCGACGGCATCGCCGCCCAGCAGTACGCCCCGGACGCCCTCAAGGACCGCGAGTACTACACCCCCACCCGGCACGGCGCCGAGGCGCGGTACGCGGACGCGGTCGAGTGGACCAGGAAGCACCTCGGTCGAAAGCGGTCCTGAGCGCCCTGTAGACTGCCTCGAAGTGCTGAGTCCCGTGTCCGGGCCCTCGTATCGGGGGAACGGCTCACCAGAGCGGGACATCCAGCCGGAGAGTCCGGCCCCCGGGCGGGGTTCTCCAGGAGCGTCGCGCACCGTCGAAGGTGTCGCGGGCAGCCCACCACCCTCCGGCAGCGCCCGGAACCGGTCGGTGGGCCACTCGCGTGCTGCACGTATGTGCCCAGACCGGGGAACGGCTGCCCGGCCCGTCCGCTGCGGACAGGCAGGGTCCCCCCGGCTGCGGATGCGACCTCCCCTAACCCTGGTGAAGCCGTATTCGCACAGATAAAACGAGGTGTTTGGTTCATGGCGAACCAGTCCCGCCCCAAGGTCAAGAAGTCGCGTGCCCTCGGCATCGCGCTGACCCCGAAGGCCGTCAAGTACTTCGAGGCCCGCCCCTACCCGCCGGGCGAGCACGGCCGCGGCCGCAAGCAGAACTCGGACTACAAGGTCCGTCTGCTCGAGAAGCAGCGTCTGCGCGCGCAGTACGACGTGTCCGAGCGCCAGCTCGTCCGCGCCTACGAGCGTGCCGCCAAGGTCCAGGGCAAGACCGGTGAGGCCCTGATCATCGAGCTCGAGCGCCGCCTCGACGCGCTGGTCCTGCGTTCGGGCATCGCCCGCACGATCTACCAGGCCCGCCAGATGGTCGTCCACGGCCACATCCAGGTCAACGGCCAGAAGGTGGACAAGCCCTCCTTCCGTGTCCGTCCGGACGACGTCGTGCAGGTCCG is from Streptomyces seoulensis and encodes:
- a CDS encoding vitamin K epoxide reductase family protein, which translates into the protein MSKTTVNDVSTEPEHTRGTARAEGGSRAFALMLLITGAAGLLAAWVITIDKFKLLEAKVEGKTFTPGCSLNPVVSCGSVMESKQAAAFGFPNPMLGLVAYGIVICVGVSLLARARYPRWYWLTFNAGTLFGVAFCTWLQFQSLYRINALCLWCSLAWVATIIMFWYVTSFNVRQGFLPAPRPLKSFFGEFTWVLPVLHIGIIGMLILTRWWSFWTS
- a CDS encoding replication-associated recombination protein A, which produces MEADLFTAAAEERQEKDPAGSPLAARMRPRTLDEVVGQRHLLKPGSPLRRLVGEGDRGPAGPSSVILWGPPGTGKTTLAHVVSRATDQRFVELSAISAGVKEVRAVIDGARRATGGFGKETVLFLDEIHRFSKAQQDSLLPAVENRWVTLIAATTENPYFSVISPLLSRSLLLTLEPLTDDDVRALVRRSLTDERGLGGALTLPEEAEEHILRVAGGDARRALTVLEAAAGAALDKGESEIGLTTLEETVDRAAVKYDRDGDQHYDVASALIKSIRGSDVDAALHYLARMIEAGEDPRFIARRLMISASEDIGVADPNALQTAVAAAQAVAMIGFPEASLTLSHATIALALAPKSNSATTAIQEAMADVRKGHAGPVPPHLRDGHYKSAKKLGHAQGYVYPHNKPDGIAAQQYAPDALKDREYYTPTRHGAEARYADAVEWTRKHLGRKRS
- the rpsD gene encoding 30S ribosomal protein S4, with protein sequence MANQSRPKVKKSRALGIALTPKAVKYFEARPYPPGEHGRGRKQNSDYKVRLLEKQRLRAQYDVSERQLVRAYERAAKVQGKTGEALIIELERRLDALVLRSGIARTIYQARQMVVHGHIQVNGQKVDKPSFRVRPDDVVQVRDRSKDKTLFQVSREGGFAADGETPRYLQVNLKALAFRLDREPNRKEIPVICDEQLVVEYYAR